A portion of the Cyanobium sp. PCC 7001 genome contains these proteins:
- a CDS encoding DUF2518 family protein, whose amino-acid sequence MPTDPILFSAGEWLGAASGLLAIATIAGFLLRWGIRFRLVGITSFTALLALSCLAFAVSYRPRVSVEGAMSVPVVFDNGGDLVIAAAAADFPAGAEAATVEQVARNLRGSGRNTSEGLVTVRLRRVEPLGPGLSAPKVLAEAHRDLRDGSVVVTPSGQP is encoded by the coding sequence ATGCCCACCGACCCGATTCTCTTCAGCGCAGGGGAGTGGCTGGGCGCCGCCAGCGGGCTTCTGGCCATCGCCACGATCGCCGGCTTCCTGCTGCGCTGGGGGATCCGCTTCCGGCTGGTGGGCATCACCAGCTTCACGGCCCTGCTGGCGCTGTCGTGCCTGGCCTTCGCCGTGAGTTACCGGCCCCGGGTCAGCGTCGAAGGCGCCATGAGCGTGCCGGTGGTGTTCGACAACGGCGGCGATCTCGTGATCGCCGCAGCGGCGGCGGATTTCCCCGCCGGTGCCGAGGCGGCCACGGTGGAACAGGTGGCCCGCAACCTGCGGGGCAGCGGCCGCAACACCTCCGAGGGCCTGGTGACCGTGCGCCTGCGGCGGGTGGAGCCCCTGGGGCCCGGGCTGAGCGCCCCGAAGGTGCTGGCCGAGGCCCACCGTGACCTGCGCGACGGCAGTGTGGTGGTGACCCCCAGCGGACAACCCTGA
- a CDS encoding DUF4332 domain-containing protein, which yields MNANTRSGDSPTWTLPPHFSRERRQLEAAGIASWPSLAAMDDATLRQLGRSGGASEARMVRLRGQARLIVEVGLEPADAALLLHAGVPDRRALAEADPQRLLVQMGRLQRRLTGMAAPLISLGTLQGWIRRARG from the coding sequence CTGAACGCCAATACCCGCTCCGGGGACAGCCCTACCTGGACCCTTCCCCCCCACTTCTCACGGGAACGCCGGCAGCTGGAGGCCGCCGGCATTGCCAGCTGGCCTTCCCTGGCCGCGATGGACGATGCCACGCTGCGGCAGCTCGGGCGCTCCGGGGGAGCCAGCGAAGCCCGGATGGTGCGGCTGCGGGGCCAGGCCCGGCTGATCGTGGAGGTGGGGCTTGAACCCGCCGACGCCGCCCTGCTGCTCCACGCCGGGGTGCCGGACCGGCGGGCCCTGGCCGAGGCCGACCCGCAGCGGCTGCTGGTGCAGATGGGACGGCTGCAGCGCCGCCTCACCGGCATGGCGGCGCCCCTGATCAGCCTGGGCACGCTCCAGGGCTGGATCCGGCGGGCCCGCGGCTAG
- a CDS encoding CocE/NonD family hydrolase, with amino-acid sequence MGPGPLPGGPPPHHDAWLTCRDGVRLVSRIWSPPGQGPWPVLLMRQPYGRAIASTVTYAHPSWYAAHEFLVVMQDVRGRGDSEGEFGGFAQEARDGTDTLQWVRTLPRSNGRVGCYGFSYQGLTQLLLEPDGPLPDCLAPAMAGLDERLHWASSGGAHWWALGLAWGLQLAAEGCRRRGDAAGWSEIRRSLASQSFLENGMELLGRFDAAGMARAWLGRDAADRADWRRHPVPEALWRRPMLLIGGWHDPHLEGVLDLWQRARRHGGHPLLRIGAWSHLDWHGGIDTLLLAFFRRHLQGQGDAAGLRDDPAVAIALQDGRSGAWRAAGEAAQALATSPRAAPEPPWRLGVSPGGCATSCGGRLAASVEGMAQPWVALVHDPWRPVPGRGGHLGLDAGLCDRADLDQRRDVACFTAEPLQQACLVEGRPRLDLVLRADQPGFDLCVALSAVAANGTEVRQLCTGVLRCRGERCLEPAEHRIRLQPLSVRLEPGERLRLSLAGAAWPQVAVNPGNGELPPGPVTAGHRIITVWMSTASAQLHLEPFPWVEAGAN; translated from the coding sequence ATGGGGCCAGGGCCGCTCCCGGGTGGACCGCCCCCCCACCACGACGCCTGGCTCACCTGCCGCGACGGCGTGAGGCTCGTGAGCCGCATCTGGAGCCCGCCGGGCCAGGGGCCCTGGCCGGTGCTGCTGATGCGGCAGCCCTACGGCCGGGCCATCGCCTCCACCGTCACCTACGCCCACCCCAGCTGGTACGCCGCCCACGAGTTCCTCGTGGTGATGCAGGACGTGCGAGGGCGCGGCGACTCCGAAGGGGAGTTCGGCGGCTTCGCCCAGGAAGCCCGCGACGGAACCGACACCCTGCAGTGGGTCAGGACGCTGCCCCGCAGCAATGGTCGGGTGGGCTGCTACGGCTTCTCCTACCAGGGGCTCACCCAGCTGCTGCTGGAGCCTGACGGCCCCCTGCCGGACTGCCTGGCACCGGCGATGGCCGGCCTGGATGAGCGGCTGCACTGGGCCAGCAGCGGCGGTGCCCACTGGTGGGCCCTGGGGCTGGCCTGGGGCCTGCAGCTGGCGGCCGAGGGCTGCCGGCGGCGGGGCGATGCGGCCGGATGGAGCGAGATCCGCCGCAGCCTGGCCAGCCAGTCCTTTCTGGAGAACGGCATGGAGCTCCTCGGCCGCTTCGATGCCGCAGGGATGGCCCGGGCCTGGCTGGGGCGGGATGCCGCCGACAGGGCCGACTGGCGGCGGCATCCGGTGCCCGAGGCGCTCTGGCGCCGGCCGATGCTGCTGATCGGCGGCTGGCACGATCCCCACCTCGAGGGGGTGCTCGATCTCTGGCAGCGGGCGCGGCGCCATGGCGGCCATCCCCTGCTGCGAATCGGGGCCTGGAGCCACCTCGACTGGCACGGAGGTATCGACACCCTCCTGCTGGCCTTCTTCCGGCGCCATCTGCAGGGGCAGGGCGACGCGGCCGGGCTCCGCGACGATCCGGCCGTGGCCATTGCGCTGCAGGACGGCCGCAGCGGGGCCTGGCGGGCCGCCGGGGAGGCGGCTCAGGCCCTGGCCACTTCTCCTCGCGCCGCTCCCGAGCCGCCATGGCGGCTCGGGGTGAGCCCTGGGGGCTGTGCGACCAGCTGCGGCGGACGCCTGGCCGCCTCGGTGGAGGGGATGGCGCAGCCCTGGGTGGCCCTGGTGCATGACCCCTGGCGGCCGGTGCCGGGCCGTGGCGGCCATCTCGGCCTGGATGCGGGGCTGTGTGACCGGGCCGATCTGGATCAACGCCGGGATGTGGCCTGCTTCACCGCTGAGCCGCTGCAGCAGGCCTGCCTGGTGGAGGGGCGGCCGAGGCTCGATCTGGTGCTGCGAGCCGACCAGCCCGGTTTCGATCTGTGCGTGGCGCTCTCGGCCGTGGCGGCGAATGGAACGGAGGTGCGCCAGCTCTGCACCGGCGTGCTGCGCTGCCGCGGGGAGCGCTGCCTGGAACCCGCTGAGCACCGGATCCGACTCCAGCCCCTGAGCGTGAGGCTCGAGCCGGGCGAGCGGCTGCGCCTCTCCCTGGCCGGAGCGGCCTGGCCCCAGGTGGCGGTGAATCCCGGGAACGGGGAGC